The Nodosilinea sp. PGN35 genome has a window encoding:
- a CDS encoding TPM domain-containing protein has protein sequence MAPALAYDNPELLPDTQTAIIDLAKSLSARQEESLDSQLSDFETETGWKLRVLTQYDQTPGRAVKDFWGLDDRSIMLVADPRGGNLLNFSVGDAVYDLLPRTFWIELQTRYGNQFFVRENGEDNSILSALESIQGCLRQGGCNVVPGLPQEQWVLTLITSIVGGVICGFAAHPRKPGQILAWQWVLIFSPLWGILFFAFGIGPVVTRTSDWLPLTRNVVGFLIGALVAYLTPAFGGQASNSET, from the coding sequence ATGGCACCGGCTTTGGCCTACGACAACCCCGAGCTTCTGCCCGACACTCAGACCGCTATCATTGATCTGGCCAAGTCGCTCAGCGCCCGCCAAGAGGAAAGCCTCGACTCTCAGCTCAGCGACTTTGAAACCGAAACCGGCTGGAAACTGCGGGTGCTGACCCAGTACGACCAGACCCCAGGCCGTGCCGTAAAAGACTTTTGGGGACTCGACGATCGCAGCATTATGCTGGTGGCCGACCCCCGCGGCGGCAATCTGCTCAACTTCAGCGTCGGCGATGCCGTCTACGACCTGCTGCCCCGCACCTTTTGGATTGAGCTGCAAACCCGCTACGGCAACCAGTTCTTTGTGCGCGAAAACGGCGAAGACAACTCCATTCTCAGCGCCCTTGAATCGATTCAGGGCTGCCTGCGCCAGGGGGGCTGCAACGTCGTGCCCGGCCTGCCCCAGGAGCAGTGGGTGCTCACTCTAATTACCTCCATTGTCGGCGGCGTGATCTGCGGCTTTGCGGCCCATCCCCGCAAGCCGGGTCAGATTTTGGCCTGGCAGTGGGTGCTGATTTTTTCGCCCCTGTGGGGAATTTTGTTCTTTGCTTTTGGCATTGGCCCGGTGGTCACCCGCACCAGCGACTGGCTGCCCCTGACGCGCAACGTGGTCGGCTTCTTGATTGGGGCACTGGTGGCCTATCTGACCCCTGCCTTCGGCGGCCAGGCTTCTAACTCTGAGACCTAG
- a CDS encoding ATP-binding protein, with amino-acid sequence MPDFTDRGTEQVMPKLALVLLGQFLHQYCQQHRLTLLTETNLPADTADGSSFWCLLGPELSVVVTAQPQEDDRAVVEVAAEAAVVEAFLTQRGLGRPLATTGLNALSQFMLAWLQACAEAAQAVVPPVTNRQQERRLLLNQVITKIQGSLELSEILETTVAEVRQFLQADRLLIYQFDQISNALVRSMDSAAPEQVKGSDTMGYITYESRSSDRLASVLNYTENLCFHHHPDYPHQERRYRHGHPLAIDDVAKAYPHAPCMTSFLQQVQVKSKAVAPIRVGQQLWGLLIVHQCDDLRQWQPWETEFLQHIAEHLAIAINQAQLYHQLQQQTQNLEVCVVERTQDLRDALVAAEAANRAKTEFLATMSHELRTPLTYIIGMSATLLRWSLGELTPRQRDYLSTIQTSGEHLLRVINDILDVSKIEAGRTVLEVRQFSLTSLCRQSVDAFRNEAAQHAIDISLDLKLSTGQDTFFADPRRVRQILANLLSNAVKFTPAEGKVILRVRREQNDAVFQIQDTGIGISPTAQSLLFEKFQQLESVRQREHQGTGLGLALTKQLVQLHGGSIRVSSEVGMGSVFTVRIPLQRLTNPLEPSPATTAEPVVGRIVLVEDNEETADIVCNMLTAAGYQVIWIVDGSRVLDQVELLQPAAIVISLELASASGSDIITTLHRRAGSSGPKILALIDLDSPDQTEQALGAGANDCVGKPIDPRHLLATVNALMTTQAVEVQGNV; translated from the coding sequence ATGCCTGATTTTACCGACCGTGGCACTGAACAGGTCATGCCCAAGCTGGCGCTGGTCTTGCTGGGGCAGTTTTTGCATCAGTACTGTCAACAGCATCGGCTGACCCTGCTCACCGAAACAAACCTGCCCGCTGACACCGCTGACGGCAGCAGCTTTTGGTGTCTGCTCGGCCCAGAGCTGTCGGTGGTGGTGACTGCCCAGCCCCAGGAGGACGATCGCGCCGTGGTCGAGGTGGCCGCTGAAGCTGCGGTCGTAGAAGCCTTTTTGACCCAGCGCGGCCTGGGTCGCCCCCTGGCAACTACGGGCCTGAACGCCCTGAGCCAGTTTATGCTGGCCTGGCTTCAGGCCTGCGCCGAGGCGGCCCAGGCCGTGGTACCCCCTGTCACCAACCGGCAGCAGGAGCGCCGCCTGCTGCTCAACCAGGTGATTACCAAAATTCAGGGCAGCCTGGAGCTGAGCGAAATTTTAGAGACCACCGTGGCCGAGGTGCGCCAGTTTCTCCAGGCCGATCGGCTGCTGATCTATCAGTTCGATCAGATCTCCAATGCCCTGGTAAGGTCGATGGATAGCGCTGCCCCAGAGCAGGTCAAGGGATCTGACACGATGGGCTACATCACCTACGAGTCGCGATCGAGCGATCGCCTCGCCTCGGTACTCAACTACACCGAAAACCTCTGCTTTCACCACCACCCTGACTACCCCCACCAGGAGCGCCGCTACCGCCACGGTCACCCCCTCGCCATCGACGATGTGGCCAAAGCCTATCCCCACGCCCCCTGTATGACTAGCTTTCTCCAGCAGGTGCAGGTGAAGTCAAAGGCCGTGGCCCCCATTCGGGTAGGGCAGCAGCTCTGGGGCCTGTTGATTGTGCACCAGTGCGATGACCTGCGCCAGTGGCAGCCCTGGGAAACTGAGTTTTTGCAGCACATTGCCGAACACCTGGCGATCGCCATCAACCAGGCCCAGCTCTACCACCAGCTCCAGCAGCAAACCCAAAACCTGGAGGTCTGCGTCGTCGAGCGCACCCAGGATCTGCGCGATGCCCTGGTGGCCGCCGAAGCCGCCAACCGGGCCAAGACCGAGTTTTTGGCCACCATGAGCCACGAGCTACGCACCCCCCTCACCTACATCATCGGCATGTCGGCCACCCTGCTGCGCTGGTCGCTGGGGGAGCTCACCCCCCGCCAGCGCGACTACCTCTCCACCATTCAGACCAGCGGTGAGCACCTGCTGCGGGTGATCAACGACATTCTCGACGTGTCAAAAATTGAGGCCGGGCGCACCGTACTCGAAGTGCGGCAGTTCTCCCTCACCTCCCTTTGCCGCCAGAGCGTCGATGCCTTTCGCAACGAAGCTGCCCAGCACGCCATCGACATCTCCCTTGACCTCAAGCTGTCCACCGGCCAAGACACCTTCTTCGCCGACCCCCGTCGGGTGCGGCAAATCCTCGCCAACCTGCTCAGCAACGCCGTCAAGTTTACCCCCGCCGAGGGCAAAGTCATCCTGCGGGTGCGGCGCGAACAAAACGATGCCGTCTTTCAAATTCAGGACACCGGCATTGGCATTTCGCCCACGGCTCAATCTCTGCTGTTTGAAAAGTTTCAGCAGTTGGAGAGCGTGCGCCAGCGAGAGCACCAGGGCACCGGGCTGGGCCTAGCCCTGACCAAACAGCTGGTTCAACTCCACGGCGGCTCCATTCGGGTGAGTTCAGAGGTGGGCATGGGCTCGGTCTTCACAGTCAGAATTCCGCTACAGCGACTGACCAACCCCCTGGAGCCCTCCCCGGCCACCACCGCCGAACCCGTCGTGGGCCGCATTGTGCTGGTTGAAGACAACGAAGAGACCGCTGACATCGTCTGCAACATGCTCACCGCCGCTGGCTACCAGGTAATCTGGATTGTGGACGGCTCGCGGGTGCTCGACCAGGTGGAGCTACTTCAGCCCGCCGCCATAGTCATCAGCCTCGAGCTGGCCAGCGCCAGCGGCAGCGACATCATCACCACGCTGCACCGCAGAGCAGGCTCCTCGGGGCCTAAAATTTTGGCCTTGATAGATTTGGACAGCCCCGACCAAACCGAGCAGGCCCTTGGGGCGGGGGCCAACGACTGCGTTGGCAAGCCCATCGACCCCAGGCACCTGCTGGCCACGGTCAACGCCCTGATGACCACCCAGGCCGTAGAGGTTCAGGGCAACGTTTAG